A part of Spirochaetota bacterium genomic DNA contains:
- the rnc gene encoding ribonuclease III, with amino-acid sequence MIEDDKHTDNKKKNRLRQINKLQSILKIKFRNKSLLNRALTHRSYLNEAGPGARDNERLEYLGDSVLALVVNEYLFKRFEKYPEGDLAKIKSAVVSEATLFKVSHGLNLGSFLLMGRGEELSGGRTRPSILANSLEAVIGALFLDSGLKDCKKLVLSLLKSDIERIDSMETYRDPKTALQEYVQKKYRGRPQYEIIEESGPDHQKQFTVRLVVDGKGVTEGTGASKRSAEMEAARKALDMIQGGGHAF; translated from the coding sequence ATGATCGAGGATGATAAACACACCGACAACAAAAAGAAAAACCGCCTGCGACAGATCAACAAGCTCCAGAGCATTCTAAAAATAAAATTCAGAAACAAAAGCCTGTTGAACCGGGCGCTTACCCACCGTTCGTACCTCAATGAAGCGGGGCCGGGAGCGAGGGACAATGAGCGCCTCGAATACCTGGGCGATTCCGTGCTCGCGCTGGTAGTCAACGAGTACCTCTTCAAGCGATTCGAAAAATATCCCGAGGGTGATCTGGCGAAGATTAAATCGGCCGTGGTTTCCGAAGCGACGCTGTTCAAAGTGTCGCACGGCCTTAACCTGGGGAGCTTCCTGCTCATGGGCAGGGGCGAGGAACTCAGCGGCGGGCGGACCAGGCCATCGATCCTTGCCAACTCGCTCGAGGCGGTCATAGGGGCGCTGTTTCTCGATTCGGGGCTCAAGGACTGCAAGAAGCTGGTGCTGTCGCTGCTTAAAAGCGACATCGAGCGCATCGACAGCATGGAGACCTACCGCGACCCCAAAACGGCACTCCAGGAATACGTCCAGAAGAAGTACCGCGGGCGGCCGCAATACGAAATCATCGAAGAGAGCGGCCCCGACCACCAGAAGCAGTTTACCGTGCGCCTCGTTGTCGACGGGAAAGGTGTTACGGAGGGGACCGGCGCGAGTAAACGCAGCGCCGAGATGGAAGCCGCCCGCAAGGCCCTCGATATGATACAGGGAGGCGGACACGCGTTTTGA
- a CDS encoding STAS domain-containing protein, with the protein MGPRLEYSIEERDAARVVHLTGSVTGTNRAAFEALIDDITTKGNCVINLSAVSMLSTSGITALGDVSLSARKKGKRVVLMGMHPSIIRTMEQLDMYDYFIFVDSVEEGLLKIRHYT; encoded by the coding sequence ATGGGCCCCAGGCTGGAATACTCCATAGAAGAGCGCGACGCCGCGAGGGTGGTGCACCTGACCGGAAGCGTCACCGGCACGAACAGGGCGGCATTCGAGGCCCTGATAGATGACATCACCACGAAGGGCAACTGCGTTATTAACCTGAGCGCCGTTTCGATGTTGAGCACCTCGGGAATCACCGCCCTCGGCGACGTGAGCCTGAGCGCGCGGAAGAAGGGAAAGCGCGTGGTGCTGATGGGAATGCATCCCTCTATCATCCGAACCATGGAACAGCTGGACATGTACGATTACTTCATCTTCGTCGACAGCGTCGAAGAAGGCCTGCTGAAGATCCGCCATTACACCTGA
- the murJ gene encoding murein biosynthesis integral membrane protein MurJ → MLRSAGVVMLSTLTSRVMGFVRDMIVAAFFGASASLDGFFIAFRIPNLLRRLVGEGALTISFIPVYTGYLVNRGDREALELAQKTLSILLVVLASLCALGVAFSPEIVRLFAYGFTDEAALALTTDLNRIMFPYLFFVGLVAFAMGVLNSHGYFFAPSFSPVLLNLGFIIGALFFRNLFDEPLHGLAWGVILGGVLQTILQIPYLLKSGFRLRFSIDFKHPGIRSIFRLIAPAVFGIAIYQINIFMSTVLASMLAPGSISYLYYSDRLTEIVLGIFVFSIGNVILPEMSRVSARDDLEALKSIYVRSVRAALFLAVPAAVALMAAGLPIVSVLFMRGAFTAYHAEMTARALFYASIGIASVAVLRITTPTFYSLKDTRTPVVTSAVSFVLNIGLGYVLMQTALAHAGLSLANSISGTVQVGLLLWWLFRKIGAVAARPLVLPILKYCLASGAMVGVILLVAGGVDWTNDPFLYRAGFLALCVGSGGAVYLLVCLALGVEEMRYIMDKMRRVAGKR, encoded by the coding sequence ATGCTCAGATCTGCGGGCGTCGTCATGCTCTCCACCCTCACCAGCCGCGTTATGGGCTTCGTGCGCGACATGATCGTCGCCGCCTTTTTCGGTGCATCGGCCTCGCTCGACGGCTTTTTTATCGCCTTCCGTATACCGAACCTGCTCAGGAGGCTGGTGGGCGAGGGGGCGCTTACCATCTCCTTCATACCGGTATACACCGGATACCTGGTCAACAGGGGCGACAGGGAGGCTCTGGAACTGGCGCAGAAGACGCTCTCCATATTGCTGGTGGTGCTTGCCTCTCTCTGCGCCCTTGGAGTGGCTTTTTCTCCTGAGATTGTTCGGCTTTTCGCCTACGGCTTCACCGACGAGGCGGCGCTCGCGCTCACCACCGACCTGAACCGGATCATGTTTCCCTACCTCTTTTTCGTTGGGCTGGTCGCCTTCGCGATGGGGGTGCTGAACTCGCACGGTTATTTTTTCGCGCCGTCGTTTTCGCCCGTGCTGTTGAACTTGGGCTTTATAATCGGAGCGCTCTTTTTCAGAAACCTGTTCGATGAGCCGCTCCACGGACTGGCCTGGGGTGTGATTCTTGGCGGCGTTCTGCAGACGATACTTCAGATCCCCTATCTGCTGAAGTCGGGATTTCGCTTGCGCTTTTCAATCGACTTCAAACACCCGGGCATTCGCTCAATATTCAGGCTTATCGCACCGGCGGTTTTCGGCATAGCGATATACCAGATCAATATCTTCATGAGCACGGTGCTGGCGTCCATGCTGGCCCCGGGTAGCATCTCGTACCTCTACTACTCGGACCGGCTTACCGAGATTGTGCTGGGGATATTCGTCTTCTCAATCGGTAATGTCATTCTCCCCGAGATGTCGCGCGTTTCGGCGAGGGACGACCTTGAGGCACTCAAGAGCATCTACGTGCGCTCGGTGCGCGCGGCGCTCTTTCTGGCCGTGCCGGCGGCGGTGGCGCTCATGGCGGCGGGCCTGCCGATCGTTTCGGTGCTCTTTATGCGCGGGGCTTTCACCGCGTATCATGCCGAGATGACGGCGCGCGCCCTGTTCTACGCGAGTATCGGCATCGCATCGGTCGCGGTGCTTCGCATAACCACGCCCACCTTCTATTCTCTTAAAGATACCAGGACCCCGGTCGTGACCTCGGCCGTCTCGTTCGTTCTCAATATTGGCCTGGGCTATGTGCTCATGCAGACGGCGCTCGCGCACGCGGGACTGTCTCTTGCCAATTCCATCTCGGGGACGGTGCAGGTGGGGCTGCTCCTCTGGTGGCTTTTCCGTAAAATCGGAGCGGTCGCCGCGCGGCCGCTTGTACTGCCGATTTTGAAATACTGTCTCGCGAGCGGCGCGATGGTCGGCGTTATATTGCTTGTCGCCGGCGGAGTGGATTGGACCAACGATCCGTTCCTGTACCGTGCGGGCTTCCTGGCGCTGTGTGTGGGCTCGGGCGGCGCTGTTTACCTGCTTGTATGCCTGGCGCTGGGCGTGGAGGAGATGCGCTATATTATGGATAAAATGCGGCGCGTTGCGGGAAAGCGCTGA
- a CDS encoding transglutaminase-like domain-containing protein: MRFFAYIARGAGGFCAALALVLAPLWATDSTALDPAMFSVPARGDTARIPGERVSRYLLSSTDPAFSLPDTPFQRVTARQSRGGKMELLLQAGVAGANPPGAGNVDDTALLNLDDPAIRALAARLKGRADTIDAVERLVHAHITDKRPGIPIIPAREVALGRAGDCTEHAVLAVALLRSLGVPARAVVGMVYSESFEGARNVFVFHMWAEAHRNARWVLVDPTRPGEKQTNRYVAFSYHHLKTPTPLSYLRAVAAIKNLSVERKP; this comes from the coding sequence ATGAGATTCTTCGCGTACATTGCCCGCGGCGCGGGAGGGTTCTGCGCTGCTTTAGCCCTTGTCCTTGCGCCGCTCTGGGCCACCGACTCGACCGCGCTCGATCCCGCCATGTTCTCCGTACCCGCGCGCGGCGACACGGCGCGCATCCCGGGGGAACGCGTAAGCCGCTACCTGCTGTCCTCGACCGACCCGGCCTTCTCCCTGCCCGACACCCCATTCCAGCGCGTGACAGCGCGCCAGAGCCGCGGAGGAAAGATGGAGCTTTTACTACAGGCGGGAGTCGCCGGGGCGAATCCGCCAGGGGCCGGCAACGTCGATGACACGGCGCTGTTAAACCTGGACGATCCCGCCATTCGCGCGCTTGCCGCCCGCCTCAAGGGCAGGGCCGACACAATCGACGCCGTCGAGCGCCTCGTCCACGCACACATTACCGATAAAAGACCCGGAATACCCATCATCCCTGCGCGCGAGGTCGCCCTCGGCCGTGCAGGCGACTGCACCGAACACGCGGTACTCGCCGTGGCGCTTCTGCGTTCGCTCGGCGTACCGGCGCGCGCGGTGGTCGGGATGGTATACAGTGAGAGCTTCGAGGGGGCGCGAAACGTCTTCGTTTTTCACATGTGGGCGGAGGCGCACCGGAACGCCCGGTGGGTACTGGTCGACCCCACGCGGCCGGGCGAAAAGCAGACCAATCGCTACGTGGCCTTTTCGTATCATCATCTCAAAACGCCGACGCCCCTGTCGTACCTCAGGGCGGTTGCGGCGATAAAAAACCTCTCCGTGGAGCGCAAACCCTGA
- a CDS encoding NUDIX hydrolase produces MIFQKLNTRVRVAGVLMEDGRLLLIAHKKKKDVYWLLPGGGVGYGESLAEALKRELREELSIEAAVGDIALVCDSIGPGLERHIVNICFFCTRESGDFSLGKERRLHDFNFFDAAGLDDITIFPPMRGELKSVLAGSVDSRTYIGKRWMEL; encoded by the coding sequence TTGATATTTCAAAAGCTAAACACCCGTGTACGGGTCGCAGGAGTGCTCATGGAGGACGGGAGGCTGCTCCTCATTGCGCATAAAAAGAAAAAGGACGTGTACTGGCTTCTGCCGGGGGGAGGGGTGGGTTACGGGGAATCCCTCGCCGAGGCGTTGAAGCGCGAGCTGCGCGAGGAATTGTCGATCGAGGCCGCGGTGGGCGACATCGCCTTGGTCTGTGACTCGATCGGCCCCGGACTCGAACGCCATATAGTCAATATCTGCTTTTTCTGCACGCGCGAAAGCGGTGATTTTTCACTTGGAAAAGAGAGGCGACTGCACGATTTCAACTTCTTCGACGCCGCGGGCCTTGACGACATCACCATTTTCCCTCCCATGCGGGGCGAACTTAAAAGCGTGCTTGCCGGCAGCGTCGACAGCCGCACCTATATCGGGAAACGATGGATGGAACTGTAA
- a CDS encoding YgiT-type zinc finger protein has translation MECGCGGALIEGKSCYSVSRDNFYLMLEEIPAFQCTRCGRVLFTEETVDRIKKIENRLERDAAQVITGRPSVNLYDY, from the coding sequence ATGGAATGCGGCTGCGGCGGTGCGCTGATCGAGGGAAAAAGCTGCTACAGCGTGAGCCGCGATAATTTTTACCTGATGCTGGAAGAGATCCCCGCCTTTCAGTGTACGCGCTGCGGCCGCGTGCTCTTCACGGAGGAGACCGTGGACCGCATCAAAAAAATCGAAAACCGGCTCGAGCGCGACGCCGCACAAGTCATCACCGGAAGGCCGTCGGTCAACCTGTACGATTACTGA
- the gltX gene encoding glutamate--tRNA ligase — translation MRLRFAPSPTGYLHIGNARTAVLNYLLARKYDAAYVLRIEDTDMERSTRESETSILDDLRWLGIRWGEGPDVGGDFGPYRQSERFDIYQKYTDLLLAEKKAYCCYCSQDELESMRREASEAGRTFVYPGKCRNLGDAEKAALEAQGRKPTVRFLVPEDETIVINDHIKGRVVFESGNIGGDFIIVRSDGVPVYNYIVIIDDTLMEITHVVRGEDHLPNTPKQVLIARALGLPVPEYAHMSLVLGSDRSKLSKRHGITSVEVYRREGYLAEALVNYLAMLGWAAESGEEILGIEEMARQIEMGNLARSAAVFDFQKLRWMNGMYIRAFDLGKITDLFIPHLLDAGYDVAGLDRSWLERVIDAVRGNCEVLSDVPRHFALFLDEIMEPDEGAIAMLEEADSKAVVAEAYRLITGELNENTYAAELVGLIKKNTGMKGKKLFMPVRAMLTGSLHGPELDVMVPLIGYDKCRKRIEYIHGRFAL, via the coding sequence ATGAGACTCAGATTCGCCCCCAGCCCCACGGGCTACCTGCATATCGGAAACGCGCGCACAGCCGTGCTCAATTACCTCCTTGCGCGGAAGTACGACGCCGCCTACGTGCTCCGCATCGAGGACACCGACATGGAGCGAAGCACGCGCGAGTCTGAAACGTCCATACTCGACGACCTGCGCTGGCTCGGCATCCGCTGGGGCGAGGGCCCCGACGTCGGCGGCGACTTCGGCCCCTACCGGCAGTCCGAGCGCTTCGACATCTATCAAAAATACACGGACCTTCTGCTCGCCGAAAAAAAGGCCTATTGCTGCTACTGCAGCCAGGATGAGCTCGAGTCCATGCGCCGCGAGGCCTCCGAGGCGGGGCGCACCTTCGTATATCCCGGAAAGTGCCGGAACCTCGGCGACGCCGAGAAGGCCGCGCTCGAGGCACAGGGTCGAAAGCCCACCGTGCGCTTTCTCGTGCCGGAGGATGAAACCATCGTCATAAACGACCACATCAAGGGGCGGGTCGTCTTCGAGAGCGGCAACATCGGCGGCGACTTCATCATCGTGCGCTCCGACGGCGTGCCGGTGTACAATTACATCGTCATCATCGACGACACCCTCATGGAGATCACGCACGTAGTCCGCGGCGAGGACCATCTCCCGAACACCCCCAAACAGGTGCTCATCGCGCGGGCACTGGGGCTCCCCGTGCCCGAATACGCGCATATGTCGCTTGTGCTCGGGAGCGACCGCTCCAAGCTCAGCAAGCGCCACGGCATCACCTCGGTCGAGGTGTACCGGCGCGAAGGGTATCTGGCCGAGGCGCTCGTCAATTACCTGGCCATGCTCGGCTGGGCCGCCGAGTCCGGCGAGGAGATTCTCGGCATCGAAGAGATGGCCCGCCAGATCGAGATGGGAAACCTCGCGCGCAGCGCCGCCGTCTTTGACTTTCAGAAATTGCGCTGGATGAACGGCATGTACATCCGCGCCTTCGACCTCGGCAAAATCACCGATCTCTTCATACCGCATCTCCTGGACGCCGGGTACGACGTCGCGGGGCTCGACCGGTCATGGCTCGAGCGCGTTATCGACGCCGTGCGGGGCAACTGCGAGGTGCTCTCCGACGTCCCGCGCCACTTTGCGCTCTTCCTCGACGAAATCATGGAGCCCGACGAAGGGGCGATCGCCATGCTCGAAGAGGCCGACTCGAAGGCCGTCGTCGCCGAGGCATACCGCCTCATCACCGGCGAGCTCAACGAAAACACCTACGCCGCCGAACTGGTCGGCCTGATCAAAAAGAACACCGGTATGAAGGGCAAAAAACTTTTCATGCCCGTACGCGCCATGCTCACCGGCTCGCTCCACGGGCCCGAGCTCGACGTAATGGTGCCGCTCATCGGTTACGACAAGTGCAGAAAGCGCATCGAATACATCCACGGCCGGTTTGCGCTCTGA
- a CDS encoding tetratricopeptide repeat protein, with translation MKKNLFSAALLLLALLLAVDAHAGYFEQGSRYYVYRNYAKAREMFLKAVEASNDGNAYYFLGEIEKNDKNFEKAVEYYQLAVKGRINRKYYNLAYWNVIVLTEQTGDYMGMVRFCRELYDRTGDGGAKTKVESVINKFLWTDNEEAKQSYNRGIELKKAESFDEAESAFREALSRESSFLAPQFELGLAELRKGSSGEALRHFARVADHIPFYGEVHLLMGDIYFQREAYRDAAFHLERAMETSFLDKNSRYQVYIKSATAQYNTRNFEKAKEHLASALKLNAASRDALLMLSAINIREENYREALATLQKAHKLDPDDTEVIFQTGSIHYRLGDARHTAEFDRLFDLTEGESDKPQKYHRAFDILAKHHFQARNYARADKIMNALPEGARTHEQNLMRARASYHLGDYEEAIRRYDRLSPGGDEDRYILCLLYAKTGRTERARDILTGLVSIETYRTKASKEPALSKILAQIEEEAKAKSGETRN, from the coding sequence ATGAAAAAGAACCTGTTTTCCGCGGCGCTTCTCCTGCTCGCCCTTTTACTCGCCGTCGACGCCCATGCCGGCTATTTCGAGCAGGGAAGCCGCTACTACGTATACCGCAATTACGCCAAAGCACGCGAGATGTTCCTGAAGGCCGTGGAGGCCAGTAACGACGGCAACGCCTACTACTTCCTCGGTGAGATCGAAAAGAACGATAAGAACTTCGAAAAGGCGGTCGAGTACTACCAGCTTGCGGTCAAGGGCCGCATTAACCGCAAATATTACAATCTCGCCTACTGGAACGTCATCGTGCTCACCGAGCAGACGGGCGATTACATGGGCATGGTGAGGTTCTGCCGCGAGCTCTATGATCGCACGGGCGACGGCGGCGCCAAGACCAAGGTCGAATCGGTCATCAACAAGTTCCTGTGGACCGATAACGAAGAAGCCAAGCAGTCGTACAACCGCGGTATCGAGCTTAAAAAGGCCGAAAGCTTCGACGAGGCCGAGTCCGCTTTCAGGGAAGCGCTATCCCGCGAGTCGTCCTTCCTCGCCCCGCAGTTCGAGCTTGGCCTCGCGGAACTAAGGAAAGGCTCAAGCGGAGAGGCGCTCCGCCACTTCGCCCGTGTGGCCGACCACATCCCCTTTTACGGAGAGGTGCACCTTCTCATGGGCGACATCTACTTCCAACGCGAGGCCTACCGCGACGCGGCCTTCCATTTAGAGCGCGCCATGGAGACCAGTTTTCTCGATAAAAACTCGCGGTACCAGGTTTACATTAAGAGCGCAACGGCCCAGTACAATACCCGGAATTTCGAAAAGGCCAAGGAGCACCTCGCCTCGGCGCTCAAGCTCAACGCCGCCTCGCGCGATGCGCTCCTCATGCTCTCGGCGATCAACATCCGCGAGGAAAACTACCGCGAAGCGCTCGCAACGCTCCAGAAGGCCCATAAACTCGACCCCGACGACACCGAGGTCATCTTCCAGACCGGCAGCATCCATTACCGCCTTGGCGACGCGCGCCACACGGCGGAATTCGACCGCCTCTTCGACCTGACCGAGGGCGAAAGCGACAAACCGCAGAAATATCACCGCGCTTTCGATATCCTGGCGAAACACCATTTCCAGGCCAGAAACTACGCGCGTGCCGATAAAATTATGAACGCCCTTCCCGAAGGGGCGCGTACGCACGAGCAGAACCTAATGCGCGCACGGGCGAGCTACCACCTCGGCGATTACGAGGAAGCCATCCGTCGCTACGATCGCCTATCGCCGGGCGGCGACGAGGACCGCTATATCCTCTGTCTGCTCTACGCGAAGACCGGCCGCACCGAGCGCGCGCGGGACATCCTCACCGGTCTGGTGTCAATCGAAACGTACAGGACGAAAGCGAGCAAAGAGCCCGCGCTTTCAAAAATTCTCGCCCAGATCGAGGAAGAGGCCAAAGCGAAATCCGGTGAGACCAGAAACTGA
- a CDS encoding iron chelate uptake ABC transporter family permease subunit, giving the protein MRPETESAAFPFELTAFAFALAAATAAVCTVLAVGKSPAAPLWYAAGGYACFLLGRIDAAGPPPAPDYLHSGSAAFLSLGVIIVTRFFYSSIVVFCLVPFLAVLYEFYTRRFLALGPRDTVLAGIALNALFAVPALFMLSADPRFDADALSGLLSGPAGTSIGAVGVPAAAIPALVAIHLLMRRAAPELALLSLGRSYFEGAGLNHERARTALHCARGILTSITVLSAGWFGGFAFIGPTPRGTKIGLARDLSTLAQHLCFSQILLLASSLTGSIVIAPLWFVVTGAFFFHKNRRRIFPHA; this is encoded by the coding sequence GTGAGACCAGAAACTGAAAGCGCGGCCTTTCCCTTCGAGTTGACGGCTTTCGCGTTCGCCCTCGCGGCCGCAACGGCCGCCGTCTGTACCGTACTTGCCGTTGGTAAAAGCCCCGCCGCACCCCTCTGGTACGCCGCGGGCGGCTATGCCTGCTTTCTCCTGGGGCGAATCGATGCCGCGGGACCGCCCCCCGCGCCCGACTACCTGCACTCGGGAAGCGCCGCTTTCCTCAGCCTGGGTGTCATTATCGTTACGCGCTTTTTTTACTCGTCCATCGTTGTCTTCTGTCTGGTGCCTTTCCTCGCCGTGCTTTACGAATTCTATACGCGCCGCTTCCTCGCGCTCGGCCCCAGGGACACGGTCCTTGCGGGAATCGCGCTCAACGCACTCTTCGCCGTGCCGGCGCTCTTTATGCTGAGCGCCGATCCGCGCTTCGACGCGGACGCGCTCTCCGGCCTGTTATCGGGCCCCGCGGGCACATCAATCGGTGCTGTCGGCGTTCCCGCAGCCGCCATCCCGGCGCTCGTCGCGATCCATCTCCTCATGCGAAGGGCCGCCCCCGAACTCGCGCTCCTTTCACTGGGCCGGTCATACTTCGAGGGGGCCGGCCTTAATCACGAGCGTGCTCGTACCGCACTCCACTGCGCCCGGGGAATCCTCACCTCCATCACCGTGCTCTCCGCAGGCTGGTTCGGCGGCTTCGCGTTCATCGGCCCGACGCCCCGCGGAACAAAAATCGGCCTTGCGCGCGACCTCTCAACGCTCGCGCAGCATCTCTGTTTCTCACAGATTCTTCTGCTGGCCTCGTCGCTGACTGGATCGATCGTCATCGCGCCACTCTGGTTTGTCGTAACGGGCGCGTTCTTTTTCCATAAAAACAGAAGGAGGATATTCCCGCATGCTTGA
- the aroB gene encoding 3-dehydroquinate synthase, which produces MDGTVKRAAVKTPGGVYDVVVGAGTLPLVEEMRGLLERDTFALIVNKTVLGLHGDYIRRCFGGFRNFDTYVMPDGEEHKGYRHAEQAFDWLLESGVSRRSTIIGIGGGVTGDFAGYLAALFMRGISIIHVPTTLLAMVDSSVGGKVAVNLSAGKNIVGAFHQPEIVLADVDFLRTLPDNELRNGLVEAVKHAFIGEESLYALFESNDFDSIKSPEKLAEVVYLSVRFKSSIVERDEREGGVRAILNFGHTVGHAIESFLEYRGISHGEAVSLGMAAELELSVRAGLLDRAHAGRCARLLERYGLCTRRDGLDADGLMCHMKFDKKTSGGTAHFALLAGAGVPVYDRTVPDELVRGVLVDVLAAGR; this is translated from the coding sequence ATGGATGGAACTGTAAAAAGGGCCGCGGTCAAAACACCGGGCGGCGTGTACGACGTAGTGGTGGGCGCGGGTACGCTTCCGCTTGTCGAGGAAATGCGCGGCCTGCTTGAGCGCGACACCTTCGCCCTGATCGTCAACAAGACCGTGCTGGGCCTCCACGGCGATTATATCCGCCGCTGTTTCGGCGGTTTCCGGAATTTCGACACGTACGTCATGCCCGACGGGGAGGAGCATAAGGGCTACCGGCACGCGGAGCAAGCCTTCGACTGGCTTCTCGAAAGCGGGGTCTCGCGCCGTTCGACCATTATCGGTATCGGCGGCGGGGTTACGGGCGATTTCGCCGGGTATCTCGCGGCGCTTTTCATGCGCGGGATTTCAATCATCCACGTGCCCACCACCCTGCTCGCGATGGTCGATTCGAGCGTGGGGGGCAAGGTGGCGGTGAACCTCTCGGCTGGAAAAAACATCGTCGGCGCCTTCCATCAGCCCGAAATCGTGCTCGCCGACGTGGATTTTCTGCGGACGCTTCCAGACAATGAACTGCGCAACGGGCTTGTCGAGGCGGTTAAGCACGCCTTTATCGGAGAGGAAAGCCTCTACGCGCTTTTCGAGTCAAACGACTTCGACTCGATTAAAAGCCCGGAAAAACTAGCCGAGGTCGTATACCTTTCGGTGCGCTTCAAGTCGTCGATTGTGGAGCGGGACGAGCGCGAGGGGGGCGTGCGCGCCATACTGAATTTCGGGCACACGGTGGGACACGCGATCGAGTCGTTTCTGGAATACCGGGGCATCTCACACGGCGAGGCGGTCTCGCTGGGCATGGCGGCCGAGCTTGAGCTGTCGGTACGCGCGGGCCTTCTGGACCGCGCGCACGCAGGGCGGTGCGCGCGGCTTCTCGAGCGCTACGGTCTGTGCACCAGGCGTGACGGGCTGGATGCCGACGGGCTTATGTGTCACATGAAATTCGATAAAAAGACGTCGGGCGGCACGGCGCACTTTGCGCTGCTTGCCGGCGCCGGTGTGCCGGTGTATGACCGGACGGTGCCGGACGAACTCGTGCGCGGCGTTCTGGTCGACGTGCTCGCGGCGGGGAGGTGA
- a CDS encoding acyl carrier protein, translated as MAVDFEKIRKIIVDQLGVDESEVTEDASFVDDLGADSLDTVELVMALEEEFGIEIPDEDAEKIITVGDAVKYIDSKLK; from the coding sequence ATGGCGGTTGATTTCGAAAAGATACGCAAAATCATCGTTGATCAGCTTGGTGTCGACGAGTCTGAAGTGACCGAAGACGCGTCGTTCGTCGATGATCTCGGAGCGGATTCGCTCGATACCGTCGAGCTGGTGATGGCCCTTGAAGAGGAGTTCGGCATAGAAATTCCGGACGAGGACGCGGAGAAGATCATTACGGTCGGCGACGCGGTAAAATATATCGATTCCAAGCTCAAGTAG
- a CDS encoding ABC transporter ATP-binding protein, giving the protein MLELRGVRLPMGPETPISLEFEAGSITAIIGPSGSGKSLLLAAVARRFSPPGDIRIAGRPLCGITRKEYPLYISYFDGSAPADIGDTLYDFLLLARAHMKRFLYPYGEHHLQAADSAIEAFDLGEYRARVLGTLPSDALRRALIALSMLRDSELLLMDDPVAGLGIHSMGIVQRALARYTMSGDRTVVFASGDLSFAAQTADRILVMEGGAVVGDIPPESLDADIIRRYFKTEVLVSRNIYNGRPEVHFFPGT; this is encoded by the coding sequence ATGCTTGAACTCCGGGGTGTGCGCCTGCCCATGGGCCCGGAAACGCCGATCTCGCTCGAGTTCGAAGCGGGCTCGATTACCGCTATTATAGGGCCGTCCGGTTCGGGAAAGTCCCTCCTTCTCGCGGCGGTGGCCCGTCGTTTTTCCCCGCCAGGCGATATACGGATTGCCGGGCGCCCGCTTTGCGGCATCACACGAAAAGAGTATCCGCTGTACATCTCGTATTTCGACGGCAGTGCGCCGGCCGACATCGGCGACACACTCTACGATTTTCTCCTGCTCGCGCGCGCGCACATGAAGCGCTTCCTGTACCCGTACGGCGAACACCACCTCCAGGCGGCCGATTCAGCCATCGAGGCGTTCGATCTCGGAGAATACCGCGCGCGGGTGCTCGGTACGCTCCCCTCCGACGCACTGCGTCGCGCGCTCATCGCATTAAGCATGCTGCGCGATTCCGAACTGCTGCTTATGGACGATCCCGTCGCCGGCCTCGGCATACACTCCATGGGGATAGTCCAGCGGGCCCTTGCGCGGTATACCATGAGCGGCGACAGGACCGTTGTTTTTGCGTCGGGCGACCTGAGCTTTGCGGCGCAGACAGCCGACCGCATACTTGTAATGGAGGGCGGCGCCGTGGTCGGGGACATCCCGCCGGAGTCGCTCGATGCGGACATTATACGCAGGTACTTCAAAACCGAGGTACTCGTTTCGAGGAACATCTACAACGGCAGGCCCGAGGTGCACTTCTTCCCGGGCACCTGA
- the rpmF gene encoding 50S ribosomal protein L32: protein MAVPKRRKSKSKTRMRRSHDAIGVPNLRPCSRCGAYVAPHRVCPECGHYKDTLVVEPRVKVKDKKK from the coding sequence GTGGCTGTTCCAAAGAGAAGGAAATCCAAGTCTAAAACGCGTATGAGAAGATCGCACGACGCGATCGGTGTTCCCAATTTGAGGCCGTGCTCGCGTTGCGGCGCCTATGTCGCCCCTCACAGGGTATGCCCCGAATGCGGTCACTACAAGGATACTCTGGTTGTCGAGCCCAGAGTGAAAGTCAAGGATAAAAAGAAATAG